A single region of the Ancylobacter novellus DSM 506 genome encodes:
- a CDS encoding TRAP transporter substrate-binding protein gives MNLARTICVTGALALAPLGLAPAASAQTVLRSADIHPDGYPTVEAVIYMGQLVKERTGGRLDIKVFNNASLGSEKDTIEQTRFGVIDMNRVNTAPFNNLVPQTQVLGLPFLFRSVDHMHKVVDGPIGDEILAAFEPHGLVGLAFYDSGARSFYTTRKPIKSAADLKGMKIRVQQSDLWIAMMKAFGANATPMPFGEVYSSLETGVVDGAENNWPSYESSRHFEVAKNYTLTEHSLAPEALVISKISWDKLSPEDQKIVRQAAKDSVAKMRELWAAREKASEDKVRAAGVNVITVDKEPFIAAMKPVYDSFVSDPKMKDLVARIQAVK, from the coding sequence ATGAATCTCGCACGCACGATCTGCGTCACCGGCGCGCTCGCGCTCGCTCCCCTCGGCCTTGCCCCCGCGGCGAGCGCGCAAACGGTGCTGCGCTCCGCCGACATCCATCCCGACGGCTACCCGACGGTCGAGGCGGTCATCTATATGGGCCAGCTCGTCAAGGAGCGGACCGGGGGGCGTCTCGACATCAAGGTCTTCAACAACGCCTCGCTGGGCAGCGAGAAGGACACGATCGAGCAGACCCGCTTCGGCGTCATCGACATGAACCGCGTCAACACCGCGCCGTTCAACAACCTCGTGCCGCAGACCCAGGTGCTCGGCCTGCCCTTCCTGTTCCGCTCCGTCGACCACATGCACAAGGTGGTGGACGGGCCGATCGGCGACGAGATCCTCGCCGCCTTCGAGCCGCACGGCCTTGTCGGCCTCGCCTTCTACGATTCCGGCGCGCGCAGCTTCTACACCACACGCAAGCCGATCAAGTCGGCCGCCGATCTCAAGGGCATGAAGATCCGCGTGCAGCAGTCCGACCTTTGGATCGCCATGATGAAGGCCTTCGGCGCCAATGCGACGCCGATGCCGTTCGGCGAGGTCTATTCGTCGCTGGAGACCGGCGTGGTCGACGGGGCCGAGAACAACTGGCCGTCCTACGAATCCTCGCGCCATTTCGAGGTGGCGAAGAACTACACGCTCACCGAGCACTCGCTGGCGCCAGAGGCGCTGGTGATTTCCAAGATCAGCTGGGACAAGCTCTCGCCGGAAGACCAGAAGATCGTCCGCCAAGCAGCCAAGGACTCGGTGGCCAAGATGCGCGAATTGTGGGCGGCCCGCGAGAAGGCGTCCGAGGACAAGGTCCGCGCCGCCGGCGTCAACGTCATCACCGTCGACAAGGAGCCCTTCATCGCGGCGATGAAGCCGGTCTATGACAGCTTCGTCAGCGATCCGAAGATGAAGGATCTGGTGGCCCGCATCCAGGCGGTGAAATGA